Within Tenebrio molitor chromosome 3, icTenMoli1.1, whole genome shotgun sequence, the genomic segment CTTGGCACATGCGCCTTGAGGGGACaccttaaattattgttctaaattgGAACCAATTGTAACTTTGATTTTCATCTCTTCAGCTAAACTTtaagtgcagttttatttgttattaattattataactcatttaactttaacagcagaaaagtgaggttacgtcGATCCTCTGTGGTTTCAGTATAAGaaatattcattaaaaaaagcatttcagcaagtgtagtttattaaaatacttaatacaTATCTATAAGTACAttgaaataaaccaaaactaattatttttttacttaaactttTCCCCAAATCATTCAATTATGAGTTCCTCAaactcctgatttttttttaatccttacAATCTTATCCCACATTGCCTATATACCCCCATTAtaccaatttctttttccagATAGGTATCTGATATTACCGTCTACAGAATTATCCAATCACACCTGAGAGGCGAAATCCTTCAAGATTCCAAACCTGGCGCCAATcctttgattttgtaatttccttgttcattgattaaataataataattaataattctttGAGTTTCCCTTGGGTTTTACCTTCCACCTTCCAACAGGAACACTAACCACAACAGATAACCACGCTAAAAACCACTCACTCACATTTGTAGTGGTAGGACTCGCAggcgtaaaatttttagatttctattgacatttatattaaattattatatataTTAAGAATGCACGATGCGTCGACGAGATAAATAATTGCTAAATGTGTAGTTAGATCATTCGATCAttgatttatcaatttatcatacttattttgacagtgatttgctttgacgttttaggaactagaaaatgtcaaaatttcaaatttctcactaAAAGCCGTTTTACAACCAACCGAACCTGGTacacattgctaaattttagaaaaaatccaacaggtggtgtttcaatagaaatggcagagcctatatgtaacataaaaattacgattctttttaaaatgagatTTGTACGCGGTTAAGCAGCCAAATACACAAATGTATAGTGGCGCCCTCTCAGGAACAGAAAAAATGCTTGCAACTGATGAACTCGACCAGCCGTATTAGAGGCTtcgactcttattaatctaggaagccgtgaataaacatctggactgtcaaaatcaaaattgcagttgttaggttggttaaatcactagttattttcatattaccCAGTTgttatctatgattttttaatttttcaaactattcatttgtttaaattaacattgtcaaataaattgcaaaattattaaagtgtattttgtaaaaaggttcaaatggaaagttcaaaacgaactagggtggttctattggcgcgagagaagagggctataagaaattattatgaggaacaaacaaaaaagtgataataacGGAAAGAAATTTTGGAGAGATAAGTGTTAATcaagtgttaaataattttcttttgaataaatgaaacaggTTAGTTTATTATGGTCTGGAtgattttggttgttgtttaatttgttacctgttttcagtttgtcgcgtgttttttataaactttattaaattactCTAATTCATTTAGTTTTCTGCATTTCACTTGTGTTCGAAGCAATGaatgattcaaaacatttttagttcaatgattaaaaatgaaaacataacctaaatatattttgtaactagattttgatgtcggtacactctagcgaaatttttttatatccaagtacagtcaaaacaagcatttcatttaaaatttaatcttgaCAGTCCAgaagttttttgaatttactaaactcgtccactcatagattgcttgacataaatgtaaaatgttactaaaaatgttcactctacgctacaagaaatagatccggcgcgaaatttaaaaaaatggaaagagcaggtttacacgtgatgttttattattattctgcatgtttgcacttaggaaagacgaaagacgaaagaaaacttcagtacagtaggagtaatatattaggttttattaatacaggctatttcacgagtaataatgtgcccgacggaataaaaaatgcaatccacaatacattttcgaatttccgaaaaagcaggctattgaaattaaaatatccagcttttttcggaaatggctaaacacaagcaagagattatttaatatgtactccTATTTAGTGCatgaacaaatttaaaaaaatcaacaaaaaatcgcaacggaacagatcaaaacagcaacacgatcaaaactaataacttttaaaaccagagaatcgcaaaacaaagctctaaagatgaaaaatcgcaaatctaaatgcttaaaccactttgacagaactgacaatttcaaatttgaaatgtcatataatttatttttcgcgcgggtttcataacaaccaatgagaatcagtggcgcgaatgcttcaagatattaccaacacaatctatggtactttcttaatattttaatgttatggtttggggattttgttatctaaggatatttaaaaaaatgcattctatcagtggacgtagtctatatttgaattttcctacaagtttttatttatgtcattcgaggttatgtttgacTTTTATCGTTAAAGTTTTTTCAGTTTCACCaagaatttttgataaaatttgtaaagtgatGATGATGATAAAGTAGTGCCTGCaactaatttagaaaataacaaaggcttaaacaacaaagtaaaaagacTGTAATTCTGAGTAAAAccataaaatgaaacatcaaagaagttgctcaaaatgCCTGCTATCGTTTGTAATGAAAGCTTCGTCACGACGCGACGTGTTCAAGAAAATCGAACTCAATTCAGAATCCATCtgttttgacgaatttccTGAGCGGCGTTTTGAACTAGCAGCCAACCTACAAATTGAGAAACTCCCAGGTGATTTGAAAGACGCTGAGTACTTGTTCGTGGctggttttcaatttcatgAAGACTTTCTTCTTCTGCAAGTAAAATATGACCTTCTCGCTAGCGGCCAAGATCGCgcttattcatttcgaaacgcTCGAAATCGCaaagatgctgcacaacgtttacaaaagTTCATGGATTCGGAAGTATCAAAGGAAGTATCCTTTGAGGTAACCTTTCACCCTAGATTTGCCGTGCTAGCTCTGAATGTCCACGGATTTCGCCATAGATCAAAaaccatatcggttttctccaggttggtgaaattgaggttaagatggatgttcttgtcaaaatgacttaattttgaattaaatgacaacaaaaaaagtctaatatgattttttttcacccattttttcctaaaattcagtggctctcaaacttttttttttaattttagcccctttttctcgaaaaatatcagcTTTTGTATAAGGTATTATTAGCTCAATCGTTACCTGTTTTGGGGTtctatcacaggttaaaatatctgcacaactttcaaaatcacttGTATATGCTTCTAATGTATGAATACTTTTGTGACTCGTAGGGCAAGCTGCGCTCGTGTGTGTAAACTTTCCACTTGTAGGAAAAAGTGATACTTTGTGCCGATGTGGCATACTGGCATAAATAACTGTtatggttttattttaaaatataacgtAACATTTTCTGGAATCTTATAATAGACGCCCCCTAGTCTACCTGTTCTTGTTTATTATGACCCATTAAATCATATTGAAACAAAGCTCATTATAACTTCATTTTATAGATAAAATTTGCATATTAATAACTTGACTATCTTTTTCCAGGGACGGTTCAACTTCCTTTCGAAACTGGTCAAAAAAACAAACGCCGCATGTTTATAATTAcataatgttttaattaactaattatttttgtgatgtatttatttaaagaatCCATTAAAAcacttattttaattaaaaagtacTTTTTATTGTGTCATTTACATATCAACACGTgccattaaaaatgttaacgtTCATTTGACTTTAGCTAATTTTCAAGAATAATATTCCAACAAATGTTCAGGATGTAACGAATGATGTCCACGTATTGTATAAGTTGTCTGCTATGGCAGTAATAGTATAAGATTTTCCTTCCAAATCattcaacatttttccagctaTCATTAATTATGACAAAACAatggtttatttattataacatcaaatgtcaaaatctagtgcagtaatttaaatttttacaaataaatcacattaGTTAAAAACATTCGTAGTTTATTTTGAGACCAATAACATTCCTTGCTTGCTTCTATATACCTTGAATGCCATATTAGAGTTATATATCTTAAAGACTTATTTCTTCTAGTAGGAATTGGAAGTAGGATGATATTCGTATTAGTGAAATGCAtcgtaaataatttataatagttttattaaaaactcaGTACAATATGTTGtgcaaaagaaaacaaaaagaaatataAACATGATTGTgcataaatcaataaaaaagtgtaaatatgtacaacaataaataaattaaatgagtGAATCATCTGCATTACAGTTGCACCacgaaaattcaaattcctCTAAAATATTATACTGAATTTCCAAATGAAATTTCAGCTAATTTAGAAGACTTTGAGGTGGGGGGCGGCGGCAGCATATCCGTAAGCTGGGGCGGCGTGAGCGAGACCGTAAGAGGAAGCATAACCGAAAGCTGGAGCGGCAGCAGAGTAGCCGAAGGCTGGGGCGGCATGGGCCAAACCGATGGCTGGGGCGGCATGGGCGTAACCGATGGCTGGGGCGGCATGGGCGTAACCGATGGCTGGGGCGGCATGGGCATAACCGATGGCTGGGGCGGCATGGGCATAACCGATGGCTGGGGCAGCAACTCTGACAGCTGGGGCGGGGTGGACGGAGACAGCTGGGGAGGCAACCCTAACGGCTGGGGCGGCATATCTGACAGCTGGGGCGGCGTATCCTACGGAGGCTACGGCGGGAGCGGCGTATCTGAGAGCTGGAGCGGCGTATCCTACGGAGGCTACGGCGGGAGCGGCATATCTGACAGCTGGGGCGGCGTATCCTACGGAGGCTACGGCGGGAGCGGCGTATCTGACAGCTGGGGCAACAGCGGCTACGGCTGGGGCAGCATAGCTGACAGCTGGGGTAGCTTGGGCGGTGTAGGAGTAGGAGGTGGCGACGGGAGCGGCCTTAGCTACAGCTACGGCTGGGGCGGCGTAGGAGACAGCTGGGGCGGCGTAGGAAACGGCGGGAGCGGCGTAGGAGACGGCGGGGGCAGCATAGCTGGCGATGGCTGGGGCGGCGGCGTAGCTGGAGATTGCTGGGGTGCCCAAGTAACCGGCGTTGGCGGCGGCCAAAGCGGCAAAGAATACTACGaactggattttttttttaatacaaaattattgttaaacttAAACAATTTGTAATTACCTTAGCTgccattttttgttgttgtggtGGATATTGCTGTAATGCAAATGATACTGTTCTGCTGCAAGTGGTGGCTTATATATcgaaaaaattgacaaatacgGTGGGTGTGTCCCCCCCGACGAATTTTGAATGTGGCTCGTAACCAGTTTCGGTAAAGATCATTTTAAAAGGTAttcttgtttgttattatttaaccAATTTTTCAGTTATTACGAAATTCTGATTTATTGTATGTGCTCTTGCACTACATTACTTTAATGACCATTTCATGGGCAGTGTGAATTTGGACCTGCAATCAAAATTCAcggtcaaaataatttattttataatttgaaatttccatTAAATTAGTAGTTATTGAAGTTGCCCAACTCGGATTAACATAAAGAATTCATGTttcactgacagaaaaattttactttaatgtcactcgagaaaaataaaatttaagatttcTTCTTCAACAGAAATTATAACCGATAATCCCCAACACAAGCATTTAATAACGTTCAACCACAATAATAGCCACTTCTGGgataatttcattttgaatttctttttgcaataaaactttcccaacagaaataaaaattaaacaactaaACTGATTTTCAAAAGATTGCAAGTGATGCAATACCAGAAGATAATGCTTTCTAACTACTTATctatttgaacaaaaaatagtCTACGATGGTGTATTATCTTTGAAATATTCTTAAGGGCTCAAGAAGATACGAAATTCATAAAGCACAACAAGTGAGAAAATCACTGGAATATTAAAAGcagtacatatttacatttttatcgtttgtttaaaaaattattacagttAATGGTATCAAGCCCAGAAGCATTAAGAAATATTCGCACGCGAGCCTCATTTCCTCAACTCTTTCCAAATTATATGGAGGTCAATTTACTACTGATCGATTTGcggaaattgaaaattattattttctagtactagttgttacaaaattatgaatttagttaataaaaagcattgtaaaaaaaaactcagcCCAAGTATTCGTTACAGCTTCTTCAATACTCTCGCCtcgtaaaatgtaaatatcaaTTTCTTGTCGGCGCGTTTTAAAGAATCattaataatttctacatttaaatttttgggCTTAGAATTAAATGTCGAGTATGCAAGGCTCaaatcaattttcaaaatttatatcATTCTATTGACTGGTCACGCCAAAGTCGTAAAGTGTTGACTGAGTATGTGTAACATTCCGAGAATTTTTCGAACATTCTTCTTCtcaatgacatttaaattcgCATAAATCTTTTTGCAAAATTGGTCATTTTGTcgtatattattaaaaattaattttaaacaatttatttccccccaaattgtaaatcattttaaaaaacaacaatgatgacatttattgtgaTAAGTGGTTCTTCTGATTCCGCAGTAAACACAATAATTACATGACATTTAACCCATATttaagaaattaaataaatcttcGAGTTTGATGGTCACGGCTGCGACCATTTCATGTTGTACAAATTTATGGTGTTGAATTATATcgcaaataattaaattattcatgCATGATCGCCAAATTTAGCGTGAAATTATCATCGTCTCATTATGGCTATCAGTACATTTAAATTGTTAACACTCTAagagttgatttttttatttatttattcagacACGTTACAGACACACCTACTTATGTATTACCAATTCATCGTAAAACATTGCGTACTATCTACGAGGACGCCAGATAACATCTATATTGTAAATCAATTAGTTGTCAGCGATGATTGCCATGCGGCGGTAACCTGGAGGAATGATGGTACATTTGGGTataatgttttgtaaaatacAAGTCATTATGAATAGTGCTGCTCCAGTTCGACTGGAACCAGTTTTATTCAAGCAGCGTTACCAAATAAGTTTAACGAGTTGTTCATTTGACATTTAGCAAATTGGTACAAGAGTTAATTAGCTCCCTAGTGTGAGTCGAGGGTTGTTTTCCAATTCACTCACTTTTCCATATTTCTTTTATTGTGAAACCTGCGTATTTTCCTAACTGAATGCATTTAATCTCGAAGTCAGCTCCGTTCAGCGGTGGGATGGTTAAAGTTTAAATTGGAGATCTTCAGGTGAAGGCGGACTaagaaaatgaatttttaaattgcgcGAGGCAAATCCCCGCAATGCACTTCCGCACTTGCTAAGCATAATCGAACGAATCACTGAGACATTTCGATAAACTgccaaataaaaatagatcCCTTTTGGGCTATCTTTTTGTTTGAAAGCGCACCGAACCGCACTATTTTCCATATCGTTGAACTTCAACTTGATGGTTATAGGAATGCAAACGAGAcctttccctaaaagttcaaGCTTTTAGGACGACGTTTCGTAAACATTCTGTATAGTAACACAAAACCGCATCCTGTCTACACCGCCGTCGCTCCAGAACTTACACTAATTATCACAAAATGTGGGGCGCGGGTATAAATTACACCATGAAACtgggaaaattaatttattctgCGGGGCTGGCATACATGTTTTAGTTCTTTGTAAAAAACGCGACACCTGCAACACATTTTCATGCACAGGGTGTCAACGCAAAAAGTAAATTCATTATTGCTTTCCTCTCTGCTATTGACGTAAATGAGAGCGTGCAATGCAAACTTTGTTGCTTCCTGCTAATAATTAGTTTTGAGGGTAACAGTTTACTTGAGCCAGTTCTGATTTTGCAAATCACCCGGTACATGCAAACGAGTTTTAAGTCACATCGTTAGAAAGGCAAATCGACtgaatatataaaaaaaaaacaaactcgAAGAGCTTTCGGATCTTCACTTTAAACTTCCTTCGCAGCGTCGACTCACAATGAAATTCTGAGGTTTTATAACTGCAAAACTCCCAACTAAATACGATATTTACCTCATTCTAAACCTAAAGTTGGTAGTTATGCCGAAATTAATAAACTAAAGCGTGGTTAGTTCACACTAACAATTTTCGTGTTAAATCTACCTAGgtaaataaaccaacaaaaccaCTTCTAGTTTGCATTTACGAGAACAATAATTTTAGACGTAATTAATTTGCTACGTCGAGGATGTTCGGTAGCAGTGGCAATAATTATAATGTTTACGTTAAACTCAAGATGATTAGGGTAAAGTTGAAAGAGTATTTATATTCTGGTAAGGTCCCATCGAAGTTTAAATAAAGTTTGCTCAATTAAATTTAGGAGAATGTTTAAACTTCTTCATAGCGCATctaataacagaaaaaataaatctgcCCTACCTTATGTGACACCTTACGTAAGGACTTTTACATCTCGATATCAAAATCTCGATATCACGCATTAGtttataacaataaatttgaTATTGAAATAGAAAGTGGATTCAAAGTATAAAACGCTGCAGAATTTTAATGAGAAGCTAATCCAACTCGACATAATCTCTTAATGGTTATAAaaggttaattaaaatgtcgtCTTTATAAACAgttgtcccaaaaaaaaagatttcaaAACAACTACTTAGATGCGAAAGGGTTGGTTCAACTGAACGTAAGAACGATTAGAGAAATATCAAGTTTAAACAATTGTTAACTAGAAATGCTTTTGATACAAACTTTGGGTCAAAACTTTAATTTGGATGGATAAGCGACGACGATCGAATCTCAGTgagaaatttattattcatcaaGTTTCCAGACTGGTCAGCCAATAACAATTAAACTTTGTCTAGACTAGACGATCTGTTCCCAAAGACCTTTAAATCCATATTGCTATTACATAAATCATTTATGTGAAATGAAATCATGAATTTACAAACAAGTAAGTATGTAGTCATACAGAACATGGGTCAATGAATcccataaaattattttaaaaatctgcTAAACactatacagtgagttttttttaagactggccatagggttttacatgctaatttttcaacctcctgttaacttttgttccgataaaaatattcaaaccatttttggaacaaagttgggagattttttaaactatcggatagattacaattcaatatcccaaactgtcgaaaaagttgtgaaaaaaatattttttaacgcgccgaaagcgtccaaatggcgctactctggcggccgctcgacgtactattatttcggc encodes:
- the LOC138127424 gene encoding cuticle protein 16.5 gives rise to the protein MAAKFVVFFAALAAANAGYLGTPAISSYAAAPAIASYAAPAVSYAAPAVSYAAPAVSYAAPAVAVAKAAPVATSYSYTAQATPAVSYAAPAVAAVAPAVRYAAPAVASVGYAAPAVRYAAPAVASVGYAAPALRYAAPAVASVGYAAPAVRYAAPAVRVASPAVSVHPAPAVRVAAPAIGYAHAAPAIGYAHAAPAIGYAHAAPAIGYAHAAPAIGLAHAAPAFGYSAAAPAFGYASSYGLAHAAPAYGYAAAAPHLKVF